The segment GCGCCGCGAGCATATCCTGATCGACGGCCTGCCCGACAATCATGTCGGCATGCTGTTGCAGATCTTCACTGAAAACGTCATCGGCCCGATCTTCTTCGAGATCATCCAGCGCAAGGGCAATGACGGCTTCGGCGAGGGCAATTTCAAGGCACTGTTCGAGGCCATGGAACTGGACCAGATCAAGCGTGGGGTTCTGACCGCCGATGCGTAACTGGATCAACATTCCGCGCGTCGAAGGCCGCGCCTCGCGTCAGGCCCATGCGGACCTGCCGGACGGCACCTTCGAGCACGAGATCGGTCGCGAGGGCTTCTTCGGTCCCGCGGCCCATATCCACCATGCCCATGCCCCCACCGGCTGGGTGCGGTTCGAGGGGCCGATCCGGCCCCGTGCCTTCGACACCACGAAGTTCGACGCCGTGCCCGACAGCGCCTGGGCCGCCGAGCCGCTGGCCGGAAACCGCCGCTGCGCGGTCCGCTTCTGGCGGATCGAGGCGCCGATGGACCATCTGGCGCGCAATGCCGATGGCGACGAGTTGCTGTTCGTCCATGACGGCGCCGGCGACCTGTTCTGCGACTTCGGTCATATGAGCTATACCGAGGGCGATTATCTGCTGCTGCCACGCGGCACCATGTGGCGGCTGGTACCCTCGGCGCCGACCCGCATCCTGATGATCGAGGCCACCGACAGCACCTATAAGCTGCCGGACAAGGGCATCGTCGGGCCGCATGCGATCTTCGATCCGGCGATCCTGGCGGTGCCTGAGATCGATGCGGCCTTCGACGATCAGCGGTCCGAGACGGAAACCCGGGTGGCGGTGAAGCGCGTCGGTCAGGTTTCGACCATGGTGTTCCCGTACAACCCGCTGGACGCGGTGGGCTGGCATGGCGATCTGGCACCCGTGAAGGTGAACTGGCGCGATATCCGGCCGCTGATGAGCCATCGCTATCATCTGCCGCCATCGGCGCACACCACCTTCGTCGGTGAGCGCTTCGTGGTCTGCACCTTCGTGCCCCGGCCGATCGAGACCGATCCGGGCGCGCTGAAGGTGCCGTTCTTCCATTCGAATGTCGATTATGACGAGTTCATCTTCTATCACCGGGGCTCGTTCTTCAGCCGGGACAACATCCATCCCGGCATGATCAGCCTGCACCCGGCCGGTTTCGCTCATGGCCCGCATCCCAAGGCCTTTGCCACGGGGCAGAAGGCGGCCCGCAAGGAGACCGACGAGGTGGCGGTGATGATCGACACCCGCGATCCGCTGGAGGTTCAGGCCGGGGCGGCGTCGGTGGAATGGACAGGCTATGTCGATAGCTGGCGGACCGCGCCTGCTGCAACCAACGAGGCGGCCGAATAATGAAGCTGGCGACGCTGAAGGACGGCAGCCGCGACGGACGGCTGGTGGTGGTGTCTCGTGACCTGACGCAGTGCGTGCCCGCCGATGGCATTGCCGCGACGCTGCAGGCAGCACTCGACCGCTGGGCCGAAACCGCGCCGAAGCTTCAGGCCCTGTCCGAGCGGCTGAATGCGGGCGAGGTCGAGGGCGCGCTCGGCTTCGACCCGGTGGCCGCCATGGCGCCGTTGCCGCGCGCCTATCAATGGGCCGATGGCTCGGCCTATGTGAACCATGTCGAGCTGGTCCGCAAGGCGCGCGGCGCTGAGATGCCGGAGAATATCTGGCACGACCCGCTGATGTATCAGGGCGTGTCCGACCGGTTCATCGGCCCGATGGACGATGTGGAATGCCCCGACGAGGCGTTCGGCATCGATTTCGAGGCCGAGGTGGCGGTGGTCACCGACGATGTCGCGATGAGCACCGCCCCCGATCAGGCCGGCGGTCATATCGTGCTGGTGATGCTGGTCAACGATGTCAGTCTGCGCAACCTGATCCCGGGTGAACTCGGCAAGGGGTTCGGTTTCTTCCAGGCCAAGCCGGCATCGAGCTTC is part of the Tistrella bauzanensis genome and harbors:
- a CDS encoding fumarylacetoacetate hydrolase family protein, whose product is MKLATLKDGSRDGRLVVVSRDLTQCVPADGIAATLQAALDRWAETAPKLQALSERLNAGEVEGALGFDPVAAMAPLPRAYQWADGSAYVNHVELVRKARGAEMPENIWHDPLMYQGVSDRFIGPMDDVECPDEAFGIDFEAEVAVVTDDVAMSTAPDQAGGHIVLVMLVNDVSLRNLIPGELGKGFGFFQAKPASSFSPVAVTPDELGDAWDGAKVNLPLRVWLNDTVFGAPEAGEDMTFDFPRLIAHAARTRHLGAGTIIGSGTVSNLDRSRGSCCIAERRMLESIDAGRPETPFMSFGDRVRIEMTDRAGHSIFGAIDQTIGKWG
- a CDS encoding homogentisate 1,2-dioxygenase; protein product: MRNWINIPRVEGRASRQAHADLPDGTFEHEIGREGFFGPAAHIHHAHAPTGWVRFEGPIRPRAFDTTKFDAVPDSAWAAEPLAGNRRCAVRFWRIEAPMDHLARNADGDELLFVHDGAGDLFCDFGHMSYTEGDYLLLPRGTMWRLVPSAPTRILMIEATDSTYKLPDKGIVGPHAIFDPAILAVPEIDAAFDDQRSETETRVAVKRVGQVSTMVFPYNPLDAVGWHGDLAPVKVNWRDIRPLMSHRYHLPPSAHTTFVGERFVVCTFVPRPIETDPGALKVPFFHSNVDYDEFIFYHRGSFFSRDNIHPGMISLHPAGFAHGPHPKAFATGQKAARKETDEVAVMIDTRDPLEVQAGAASVEWTGYVDSWRTAPAATNEAAE